The Methanobacterium alcaliphilum genome segment GTTAGCTGAATCTGTTAAATCTATGATTGAACTAGCATGATGAAGGTGTAAATTAATGAATTATCCCCAGCAAAAGAAAATTTTAAATTTTTTAGAGGATAAAAATTTGATAGTGGTCTCTAATAGAGGGCCTATTGAATTTTATAAAAAAGAAAATGAATTTAAAATGAAAAGAGGTGCAGGAGGCCTTGTTTCTACTCTTTTACCATTGATGGAAGCATTGAATGGCACATGGATCGCCAGTGCCATGACACTGGCCGATGCTGAAGTTGCCCGGCAGTTTCCAGATAATAGAGTACCTATTCCTGAAAAAGATACAAAATTCTGGGTACCCTTTGTAGTAGTTAATCGTGACCAATATGAAGACTATTACAGTGTTATAAGCAATCCCCTTTTATGGTTTGTCCAGCATTATATGTGGGACAATCCTTACACTCCTAATATTGATGAGGACATACATAGCGCCTGGAAAAATGGTTACGTGTACCTCAATAAAAAATTTGCTGAAAAAGTAATTGAAGAAAGTAAACGGAATCATAAAGATCCATTAATAATGCTTCAAGATTATCATCTTTATTTATGTCCTTCTTTTATTCGTGAAAAATTAGGGGATATTTTTTTAAGCCAATTCATACATATTCCCTGGCCTCAATCAGAATATTTCCACATAATACCAGAATATATGAGGAAAGCCATAATTGAAGGTATGTTATCCAATAATATCTTAGGATTCCATATTCCCCGTTATGTTACTAATTTTATTCAATGCTGTGAAGAATTTGTAGACAAAGTCAATTATGATAAAGGAACCATATGGCACAATGGAATTTGTACATATGTGAAAAGTTACCCTATTTCCGTAGATTACAATAATATAACCCAAATGGCAAATTCCAAAGATGTAGCTGCAAGAGAAAAACTAGTCAAAGATATTAAAGGGGAGAATTTTTTAATTTATAGAACCGATCGAGCTGATTTAAGTAAAAATATTATAAGAGGTTTTAAAGCATACGATCTGTTTTTAAAAAATCATCCAGAATACCAGGGGAAAGTGAAGTTTTTATCTACAGGCAAGCCAACCCGTCAGCAAATTAGTGAATACAAAGAATATTACAACCAAATTCAGCAAGCCATTCACGAAATTAATCAAAAATATGCTACTGCCGATTGGAAGCCTGTCGAGTGTATATTTAAAGCGGATTACAATTTAGTGGTAGCTGCTTTTAAAAACTATGACTGTTTGATTGTGAATCCCATTGCTGATGGTATGAATATTGTACCCAAAGAAGCATCAACCGTCAATGAATGTGATGGTTCCTTGATTTTATCAGAAAATGCTGGTTGTTATGAAGAATTGAAAGAACATGTCATCTCTGTGAATCCATTTGATATCAAAGAAACTGCAGATGCTTTTTATGAAGCCATAACAATGAGTTCTGCAGATAGAAAAAGTAGATTAAATAGAATGCAGAAGATTATTTCCAGAAGAACCATTTATCACTGGATTAGTGAGCAATTTGAGGATTTTGAAAAATTAATGCCTGAGAAATAAATTTAATGAAATATATATATCTAATGAAATCATAGAATACTAGGCTAACTCAATAACGTACCTACAAAATATACAACAAACATCTTATTTGCAGGTGGGTGAATGGAAATACTAAAAGTTTTAAGCAGAATTTATATTGATTCTTCCGATTTGTATACTTCTATAAAATACTATGAAAATCTATTTGATAAAAAATGTAAAATGATTATTGAACATCCAGCGGGTCTTGAATTAGCTGTGGTTGGACCAATATTATTAATTGCTGGTTCTGAAGATGATTTAAAACCTTTTAAAGAAACGTCTTTAACATTTTTAGTAGATTCTATTAACGAATTTAGAAAGAAAATAGGTGTTGATAACACCATTATTCTAAGTGAACCCCGTGAAGTGCCTACTGGCATGAATATGAGAGTTCAACATCCCGATGGAGTAATAGTAGAATATGTAGAATTTAAAAAAAACCTAAAATTAGATTAATTTAATTTCCTAAATCTTATCTTTTTTAATAAAATAAAGCAGAAAATTATATAATATTTGAAACTTACTATTTTTATGAACTTTCGCAAAAGCAGCAACCCCCATTTAAATCGGGTGAATGAAATACTCAAAGTCTTGAGCAAATACGAATTTGGGTATGTCTCAGAAAAAATAAAGCTTAAACATAAAATACCTTTTATCAACCCATCGAATGAATATGAGTCACTGGAAGAATTAGATGAATCTTTCCCCATAAGAGTGAGGATGGTTTTCCAGGAATTAGGAACTACTTATATAAAACTGGGGCAGACATTAAGCACCCGGCCGGATTTAGTTGGAAGGACAATAGCCAGTGAATTAACTAAGCTGCAAGATGATAACCCTGCTTTAGACTTTGATACCATTAAAAAAATTGTTGAAAAAGAATTAAAAAAGCCAATTAACACTGTTTTTAAAGAGTTTAATGAAGAACCACTCGGATCCGCATCTATTGGTCAAGTACATCAAGCAGTACTTAAAAGTGGGGAAAAAGTAGCTGTTAAAGTTCAAAAACCTGGCGTAAAAAAACTCATAAAATCAGATCTTGCCATAATGCGATTTTTAGCTATTAGAATAGATAATTACATCCCATCCGCACGTAATTATAACCTTCCAGGAATTGTTGATGAATTTGAAAGATCTATTTTAAAAGAAATCGATTATGAACAGGAATTTAGAAACATTAAACGCTTTGAGGATATTTTTAAAGACGACGACAGCATCTATGTACCTAAAACTTATCATGATTATTCTACTTTTAAAGTTCTCACCATGGAACTGATAGAAGGCGAGAAAATTTCAAATGTTATTAAAGATAGTAAAGGATTTGATAGAAAATTACTGGCTAGAAGAGGAGTTGAATCTTACTTTAAACAGATAATGTTGCATGGATTCTTCCACGCAGATCCCCATCCGGCCAATATTTATGTTTTAGAAGATAACGTCATATGTTTCCTTGATTATGGAATGATGGGTATATTGGATAAAGAATTCAGAGAAAACTTGGCAGAACTTTTTATTTACTTTATTGAAAATAGTGTTAAAGGAATTATTAACCAATTAATTTATATGGGAATTATTGATGCTGCTATGGATACCTCTTCCTTAAAAACTGAATTAAATGATTTAATGTACAAATATTACGGATCCGAGTTAACAGAAGTTCAGGGAGGTATGAATTCTATGATTAATATCATGCGTAAGTACCATATTTCCCTACCTAGTGAATTTGTTCTCTTAGCAAGGGGAATAGCCATGTTAGAAGAAACAGGTCAAAGACTGGATCCTCAATTTAATACCACCAAAATATTACAACCCATGGCCCGTAAGATTTTACATGAAAAACTTACCCCTTTCAAGCTGATAGATTTTATAAAGGATAACTTATTTGAATTTGAACATCTATTAAAAATTGTGCCACGTACATTTACTAAAACACTTTATAGGTTAGAAGAAGGGAAAATACAGATTGAAATTGAACACAAAGATTTAGATAGAATAAGTAATAAGATCTCAATCGCTTTGATTCTCTCTGCACTTTTAATTGGATCATCCCTGATAATGCAAACCGATAAAGGAATATTAATTTTAGGTTTTCCATTTTTAGGAATTATTGGATTTATAATAAGTGCAATACTGGGATTGATGTTAATTTTATCTGTTTTGAAACGAGTATAACTTTTTTTATTCTTCTTTTTCTGTAAATAGTTTAATAGATGTGAATATTAATAATGCACCCAATATAATTTTTAATAATTCTGAAGGAGCATATATAACTAAAAAAGCTCCAATTGAAGCTCCGATTATTGAGCTCACACCCATAGGGATAACTAAATATTTTATTTCAGATTTTTTTGTATACATTTTGTTTTTAGCATGTCGGGTAATCCCTACAAGCATAGTAGGTAAACTGATGATTAAACTCATAGTTCCTGCTAGTTTAACATCTATTCCAAATATTAAAATTAATATAGGAATTATAACTTCTCCACCAGCCACCCCTAAAAGACTGCTAATAATCCCAATTAGTACTCCGCATAATATAGCTACTACTAACATCATATACAAACTACTAAATAGTATTCCCATTGATCCAAATGTGATGAAGCTTTCACTAATTAGAAGTAATCCCATAATCAAAAGTAAAATTAACAATACTTTTTTAAATAAGGCATCGGAGATTTTAGTTGATAATTCTATTCCAAAATAAGCACCAGTAGTAGAACCTACTATAAGTGATATCATTAATAATATTTGAGGATAAATAGGAGATACATCAAAATTATTCATTCTAAAATAAATTGCAGATGCTACGGTGATTAGGCTAATCAACATATTTAATGCTACTGCTTTTTTGGCAGTTTTACTAAACGTCTTTAATAAGAAAGGTAATCTAAATTCTGCTCCACCTAAACCTATTAATCCACCTAAACAACCAATAGGTGCACCTATAACTAATGATAATAGGGATGTTTTTTTGTTATTCATTTTTAGACCTACAGCCAGAAACTGTTTTTTTCTTTACCTATGTAGATTATATGATATGTATCTTAGCTTTTCTCCCTATTCTCGATTTTTATTGAATATCATACTTTAAACATGAATTCTTAAAGTTTTATCATACACTTAGCTATCAATTAGCAAAAATTCTACATTATAACATCCATTAACCACATTGATGCATAATTAGATTTAGATATTGAATATAATCATAAAAAAATTAATTAATTTTACAAATTGAATGTTGAATAGAATGAAACTAGTTAAAAAATTGTATTGATTAAAAAGATATTTGATCTGCAAAGTAAATACTCACCAAATTATAAATGTATGTTGCCTGCATACTAACTCGTCTGGATCACAGGTAGATAACCCTTCCCTCCCCGAGCAACCCTCGAAGCAGGCAGTCTGTCCAATGCTGGGTTTCTCCTAATCATTCCTGGCTATCGCCTAAATCTTAGAAGGACCGTA includes the following:
- a CDS encoding alpha,alpha-trehalose-phosphate synthase (UDP-forming), yielding MNYPQQKKILNFLEDKNLIVVSNRGPIEFYKKENEFKMKRGAGGLVSTLLPLMEALNGTWIASAMTLADAEVARQFPDNRVPIPEKDTKFWVPFVVVNRDQYEDYYSVISNPLLWFVQHYMWDNPYTPNIDEDIHSAWKNGYVYLNKKFAEKVIEESKRNHKDPLIMLQDYHLYLCPSFIREKLGDIFLSQFIHIPWPQSEYFHIIPEYMRKAIIEGMLSNNILGFHIPRYVTNFIQCCEEFVDKVNYDKGTIWHNGICTYVKSYPISVDYNNITQMANSKDVAAREKLVKDIKGENFLIYRTDRADLSKNIIRGFKAYDLFLKNHPEYQGKVKFLSTGKPTRQQISEYKEYYNQIQQAIHEINQKYATADWKPVECIFKADYNLVVAAFKNYDCLIVNPIADGMNIVPKEASTVNECDGSLILSENAGCYEELKEHVISVNPFDIKETADAFYEAITMSSADRKSRLNRMQKIISRRTIYHWISEQFEDFEKLMPEK
- a CDS encoding ABC1 kinase family protein, with product MNFRKSSNPHLNRVNEILKVLSKYEFGYVSEKIKLKHKIPFINPSNEYESLEELDESFPIRVRMVFQELGTTYIKLGQTLSTRPDLVGRTIASELTKLQDDNPALDFDTIKKIVEKELKKPINTVFKEFNEEPLGSASIGQVHQAVLKSGEKVAVKVQKPGVKKLIKSDLAIMRFLAIRIDNYIPSARNYNLPGIVDEFERSILKEIDYEQEFRNIKRFEDIFKDDDSIYVPKTYHDYSTFKVLTMELIEGEKISNVIKDSKGFDRKLLARRGVESYFKQIMLHGFFHADPHPANIYVLEDNVICFLDYGMMGILDKEFRENLAELFIYFIENSVKGIINQLIYMGIIDAAMDTSSLKTELNDLMYKYYGSELTEVQGGMNSMINIMRKYHISLPSEFVLLARGIAMLEETGQRLDPQFNTTKILQPMARKILHEKLTPFKLIDFIKDNLFEFEHLLKIVPRTFTKTLYRLEEGKIQIEIEHKDLDRISNKISIALILSALLIGSSLIMQTDKGILILGFPFLGIIGFIISAILGLMLILSVLKRV
- a CDS encoding sulfite exporter TauE/SafE family protein, whose translation is MNNKKTSLLSLVIGAPIGCLGGLIGLGGAEFRLPFLLKTFSKTAKKAVALNMLISLITVASAIYFRMNNFDVSPIYPQILLMISLIVGSTTGAYFGIELSTKISDALFKKVLLILLLIMGLLLISESFITFGSMGILFSSLYMMLVVAILCGVLIGIISSLLGVAGGEVIIPILILIFGIDVKLAGTMSLIISLPTMLVGITRHAKNKMYTKKSEIKYLVIPMGVSSIIGASIGAFLVIYAPSELLKIILGALLIFTSIKLFTEKEE